A stretch of bacterium DNA encodes these proteins:
- a CDS encoding four helix bundle protein: MLNFEMMKKENLIREKSFEFALLIIELYKKLTASNEFVISKQLLRSATSIGANVEEAIAGQSKNDFLYKMATASKEARETKYWLMLLDKSQIVKIDYQMYLLEIESIINILTKIVKTGSKSIQNPKSKIQNLKFKGLTLVEVLISMAVLLLGIIGVSAVIINSVRINDMAIRQTLAKETAGAEIERIKLIGYWRITQDNLRQEFGSDSLTNLEEQYQLPGIPEGVITPYNYCLFRGVDVQKEIRGRIRHYYYTLKLSVDEDFVEKYAQMLRMEVFWMFQGRLKHIEVVFVVGHRHR, from the coding sequence ATGTTGAATTTTGAAATGATGAAAAAAGAGAATTTAATTCGCGAGAAAAGTTTTGAATTTGCCTTATTAATTATTGAGCTTTATAAAAAGTTAACAGCTTCCAATGAATTTGTGATTTCCAAGCAATTATTGAGAAGTGCTACGAGCATTGGGGCTAATGTAGAAGAGGCAATTGCAGGGCAAAGTAAAAATGATTTTCTTTATAAGATGGCTACTGCCTCAAAAGAAGCTAGAGAGACAAAATATTGGTTAATGCTACTTGATAAAAGCCAGATTGTAAAAATTGATTATCAAATGTATCTTTTGGAAATTGAAAGTATAATCAACATCTTGACTAAAATTGTAAAGACAGGTTCCAAATCAATCCAAAATCCAAAATCCAAAATCCAAAATTTAAAATTTAAAGGATTAACCTTAGTTGAGGTTTTAATCTCTATGGCTGTCTTACTCCTTGGAATAATTGGGGTTTCTGCGGTGATCATCAATTCGGTAAGGATAAACGATATGGCAATTAGGCAGACTCTCGCCAAGGAAACGGCAGGAGCTGAGATTGAGAGGATAAAGCTTATCGGCTATTGGAGGATTACCCAAGATAACCTTAGGCAAGAATTTGGCAGCGATAGTTTAACAAATTTAGAAGAACAATATCAACTACCCGGGATTCCCGAAGGAGTGATTACTCCCTATAACTATTGCCTATTTAGGGGAGTAGATGTTCAAAAGGAGATAAGGGGAAGGATAAGGCATTATTACTATACCTTAAAGCTAAGTGTTGATGAGGATTTTGTGGAAAAATATGCACAAATGCTAAGAATGGAGGTCTTCTGGATGTTTCAAGGAAGGCTTAAGCATATAGAGGTAGTATTTGTGGTAGGCCATAGACATAGATGA